Part of the Periplaneta americana isolate PAMFEO1 chromosome 4, P.americana_PAMFEO1_priV1, whole genome shotgun sequence genome is shown below.
TGCTGAAGTAGATGATGTAACCGTGAtgcttaaataaacaaaatgaaagttcAATATACCcttcttaaatataaaaatgcatttgGTTATTAGTTGTTATGTATAACACAAcagaaaataaaccaatcaaaTATCTCTCCtacaaaataaatgataaaacaaTGAATTTTCAGGGGGAAATGCTTCCCAGAATAGACTAATGTTCTTTCTTTTTAGACGTGCACAATGGAACAACGCTTCAATTACATGCAAGACAATCATGAGTtaaagtattttatgctcgaccacgccgaaatgtagtaattatacacctggtagtagccctttaatgcacttcattaaagtacacctattcattataattcagttgttcagccaatgagaaatcaccattgcaccattataaaaccacaagtatcgattattctcggatatgcaatcgaaagagaattagcgaaaagtcacggaggctggaaatccaatactgtcacagaaggttatgttctgttactataataattagcgttaattgtaaataatattcaaataaattcaatttgtcatctcgtttttcaattctaaatcaatttccaggttatatcaagactaatcatcatgttattctctagattatatcaaggtcaatgacattcgtgccacggaaaaaatcaatactttcgcgtctgcgcacatctcacaattcaggtcagttctgctcctcacttacataaccataacatgaatacttatgaataatttcaagttagaaatatggtcgagcataaaaagtcgtatgaaactcgcctataatggtaattaagatgctcgtatgaaaattatgaaactcgcttgtgctcgtttcataaacaaacatactcgcgtcttaattgctaccattattggctcgttacataatgtactattaagagcaCTTGCAAAACAACAAACTACGACTTAAGGCACATACCAGTTTTATCTTAGCAGCAGCACGGTTCGAATACATAATTGCACGATCTTCTTTAAAAGCTAAGGGACATGTTCTTAGAGCCAATGTGTAACTCTCTGCAGATTCCTTGTACTCGCCAGCTTTAAAAAAGTCATTGCCTTTAGACTTGTATTCCGCTGCCTCCACTCGCAGTCTCTTTAAAACATAAAAGGCACGAGTGTTAGACCACAATAAAAGGTGCAGCATCAggataaataagtttaattgattCTTGAAAAGGCTACTAAACTGATACACTGGTCTTCGTCACTTACTagtaaaatatgtgacaaaatacaTCTAAtctgccatgacgtgaacaatgattgatgaaataaataaataaatatgtgacaaaatattaagtTAACTTCAAAGTTCTGAAGTTATTAAGAAGGTAAATTAAGTTAGTTGAAATTATGCTAAATAATGACAAAGTAAGCCGTAAGTTCAGTGTGATATGTTATTCCATCACAAACAGGATTATTGACCAGTATAgctcataaaaaaattaaagttgtttCCTTTCTAGCCTTCAAATGGGTTAAAAGGAAAACTTTGTGGGCAAACTAAAAGACACAATAGACgataattctccagaaaagctacactgaAGGAGGCaccattattttttgtttcactgGCTTCTGTGATATGTATATAGTGATAAACCTATGGTTTAGTTTGTAACCACAAATACTtccaacataaaaatcgtttcaTACACTTATCTGTATATTTTAATGCCCTGTTGTAGCCCCACCTTCCCAACTGTtaccaataggcctataacacTCGAGAAGTTCAAGACGAAATATTATGGAAACGGACTATTTATCTGTAATTGGTCCTGGACCTCTagcatgttatgttggtaattaaaGACGGGGAATGGAGATATGCCTCCTTTAGGGTAGGCCTAGTTCTTCTGGAGAATCTCCCTTGAGGTAAGCTGAGCAAGATAATACCGCATTCAACCACAAACACTTGAAGCAGCTACTGCTACATAAGTTTAGAGAGATctcaaattttatttactttttattgctATTTGGGAATGGTTATAATAACGTACTCTTATTACTGTCGAACTGTTATTCAACCTTTCCTCGTTTGTCATAATTATTTATCTCTTCGGCTAttccgtatttatttattttatcgatataggctacataggcctactattggcTAATTATGACAATACATGAATATagtattttaaaatcattatatagTTACCTCTTTCTCTTCTGTGGTGTAAGTTACTTCAAGATCCTTCAACGCTTCTTCATCAATAAAATCATCCGCAACATTTGGCTTATTTTCTTCAGTTTCCAATGTATCATCAGATTCAGCTGTACAGTTAGTAGAACTGTCTACACAATTTTCCTTATCATTCCCTTCGATTACAGTGTCAGTGTTTACCTTATCAAATTCTGCCCTAGCCTCGTTCTCCTTAATACATGTAGATGTTAAATCTTTTGTGAGAGAatcaattatttcttcattcgACGGAATAACATACTGTTCATTAGTTGTTGCTTCATTATTTTCCAAGCCACCTACTTTTTCCGCCATTTTACAGAAAATGATATAACAGTTTGTATTCTGCACAATACTTTTAAATTTACGTTGTAACTTTCATACATAACCTAATTCTTCCACATGTCACTCGGTAACAATCTgcatattataaaaatgtaacagATAATCACGAACTTAGTGTATCATCAACAACAGACATTTCTCACATTAGTTATTTGGATATATCAAATTGCAATGTTCCAATAAATTATCACACAAAAGTATTATTACAACATTTCCTCCTTTACTTGCACTATTGTCAAATACCTTCAGCGCTGCCAACGTGTAAGGATCAAATTTCGGAGGGCGAGGGAAAAAATATCGGTAGACTTGAAGGAAAatcggtacttttttttttaatgtcgatTTCAATTAATTAAAGGAAAGTTATATTTATTGTGACTAATTATTGCACCATATACAAGAgagatttttaataaaaatacaaatacttTTCTATAACATCACTTGTGACATCCTTTTTAATTTTAGATTGGGGATATGAACCtgaatgaaaattattaattaggcaattactgttttaatatataaatatatatatatatatatatatatatatatatatatatatatatatatatatatatatatatatatttcattccatttattGTAATCCATAGATCTTGCATTAGCATCGAAGCTTTAggatgtggaacaaatcaaaattttacaagagtaCAATTTTTTTGGCGatatgaagtgaggccgaggattcgccatagattacctggcatttgccttatggttgggaaaacctaggaaaaaacccaagcgccgactgagctacgttggtagctctaaaaatgtatacagtagactacatagcaagcagatgacTCAATTTAcgaacctaaacaattattcaataGCTgagttataaaaatataatagtcattcattcatagtgttctgcccaagggcaggtctttcactgcaaacccagctttctccaatccttcctattttctactttcctctttgtctccgcatatgatccatatatcttaatgtcgtctgtcatctgatatcttcttctgcccccaaatcttctcccgttcaccattcattccagtaaAATATAATACCAtagcaagtaaattaattcaatttaaaagtaaacaCAGTGTtgttaatagagaaaaattcactccggctcAACGACGCTCGAACCCGGgatccccagttctacgcactgggtgttATAACGACCGAAGTGCTGTTCTATCTGTGCGCTGTAGCCATCTGGTGGCAATAGGCGGCCCTACAGTATAAACTATCTTCAAGCAACCGCCTGCTTGAACGCATCCATGCATCTGATGGgtgcttacactgcctgctcatTTAATGGTCAAACATGTAACACGACCtatatattattccaaagcctgaTTATGCCTATACCCACACGCGACTTCACTGACCGTTAAGAGCTTCCTTCTAgccacaatttttttctattcagtGAGTTGCTCACTTACAAAAGCTGTATGTGACAGAATTAAAAACAGTTTCCAAGTTAAAATGGCAGATTAACTACTAGTaggatattttataaaacttgcaagattaagttatttttgttcttaagAAACTGACGAAGCCCAGAGTACATTTTTGATGCTGCAACCTACAATTTCAGTGTTAGAATATTCTtttgagcaggcagtataagcagctcTCAGATGCTTGAAGCAGTCGGTGCTCCAAGCATACACCAGCGCGCATTTCAAACTGCTATTTTTCCAGAGTTATTAGGGGAGTGTCAATCATTTTTGAACGAcctaaatattaggcctacgatattatatgtattaatataatcCTGTATATCTTTCAGATGTAATGTTATTTACAAATTTTAACCGAGCTTAATACATTTTAGTGGCCTAAAGTGTCGGtagttaaagaaaaaataaagctaTATAATAGATTTATAcggttattttaaaaataatttactttcttcagcgttctcttttaatttcttctttatgtCCAAGTCTGGGATCGTTGTGTTATTGTTGGATGTCGAGCTGCTGACTTTCAATTCCTGATGAGCTTTTGATGCGCAATGCTTATaagcaggggcggctcgtccataagagctgcggagctgcagcactccctgctttgacacgaaaataaaaaataatatttattttaatttttagaagaattgttacagcttttattggtaaattgctttatatttcatctggccgggaatatgtactattatcttatgcataatctttttgcgcgtcgactgtattggaattgacactgcattcaaagtcgtcctgggatctgcagggtggtcagctcatagagagtgtgtcttgcatggtcagggggtagagaggtgaagggaagcagagggaaactgccgctgtttaaaacccatatttcgctgcagtggttgcagagccaggccacaagggatctttcctctcctcccacaccgctattgtaatgctgcgtcaaatggattctctattcccttgaaacttaatgacaaaatttttattttcttttcacatacttattgttgtagaatcttatcgagttaatataagaaattaatattctcttttgccttattattacgtatatatccagcctccagcagaacctaatatttgccttaactcaaaatgattgcacgagtagaatccttttgatatagcacgtaaaatacgaaagagacttcttttccagttttagaaaattgttgaccatcagtatatctgagtgttgctttggtgtgacgtcttagaaccgtaacttaaccagtgcaaatgtgcaagcatgagtgtgtttgaattacagaatattaattttatttttcccttgcggagaatattggtgtaatgaagtgaaattaaagggtcgtccgttacccgacttaaatcttactttagcttcatccagccgaaatagtgcatacagtatatgtaaagaagtataacaatgaaatttacgctaagcatttgtggttacgtggttgtgaacaaaaaaaatctgtattttgttttccttgcctcctcttcggtggtgatactgcatagactaggagtggtgtgacagatttagaacattcgcccctaaaaagcaaaatgcacgaatcttcgcagtctcacctgaaaaatgttgtttcattggctatgttacgcaactcatactgctgtgcaattaaatgaaacgaacagaacagacattctcaaacataatcaagaagtgataaaaaatcgtgacattatttaaaaaaaattgattgtatcaaattttgtggccaatatgaacttccccttaggggacatgatgaaaaaacgattcgaagaaccctgatgtgtttcgtgggttgctacaattcgtgagtaatctaaacgagcctctcaaaaatcatttggaacatgccactgtttaaggttattctaagacaattcagaatgaactggtagattgtaagtctTGTCTGGTTTATCAATAAGACAATTACATGTGGCTTGAATATCATCACAGATATTATGTACACCACAATGactgtaactaaaaaactaaCTATCAATTTTCCCACATGTCACGTTTTGATCCATTCTGTATATGAGTGCCATTTTCGAATTGACTTATAGATAATGagaatgaacaaaattcgtccaattgCTGTACACAGACGGTATGCGCAAACCTTATTGCTGATTGATTGACTTCCATAACTGCAGGCACACGAACCGTATGTGGTGTGACTAAATGACCCTGTTTTCTGACTGCAATACAATTTCTGTCagaataaatgttaaaatgtatcgGTTTAACCCATTACGATACAAGCACGCGTATCGCCTACGCGTCTACCATGTTCTGCGTCCTTCATAGGTCCGTGCCATCCATGCTCATTGATCCTTTTGGAACTATATTTGCGCAGGCTCAAACAGTTTGGCTGGCGTACATTTCGATCCAATCATTTTAATAGTAACGTATGCCGTGTAGGACATAGGGTTTTAATATTGGCgtaagaaacctatgtataaaacaATGAGAAACTAACTTAATCGGTAGGTCGTGTTTACAAATTAGCAGCCTTTGACAATTTGTAGAACAAGAGAACATCATGTCGCTATGTCGAAGCTTgatgttcttttgttttacagattcTCAAAGCCTGACCCATTGATTAAGttattttcacattgttttttatacataggtttcttatgccaatattaaattcctatttcctATACCCAGGAAACACACAtgctataaataaatgaagtatttCACAAGGTATATTTCTTGTTAAATAAAATAGCCAAATATcatagacttatttagaatcatgaAGTTACGTGTTTACACGGACTaatattttttaaactaattCATAGGCTAATATTTTGGTTaaattataatcataaacaaaactTCGACTTCACCCAAGTCTTAGCCTACTTCCATAATTTTATTTGCTCGTAATATTTTATcctcaattattttctgtacaTTTGAAATTTCAGCCATATTTCCCATAAATGACGGgaatgggtaataataataataataataataataataataataataataataatactatcacTGGCGTATTGCACCGCGAAATCCTTCAGACGAGCCTAGCAACGATATGTAGGACATAAATCGATAgagtaaaatgttatatatcctGTCTGCAACCTTTTTGCAGTAGGTACATGCTGCCATCTGCATTTTGTTTTGTACATCTTTAACACATGTGCAATACGATTTGTGTTAAATAGAAAAATGCTGTAGCCTTTTGTGAGAATTCATATCTTTTCCAGTTTCTTCGGTGTTTCAATAGTAATAAAGTTATTCATTCACATTAAGTCTAGAGTTTGAAATTGAGGTGGCCAGACGTCCCGATTCTGTGCGGGCaatgtcttttcttttcttttatctgtATCTCGACCTTATTTGAACGTCAATTGGACTCCAACGCTATGCAGTATGTTAAGCTTGCTTATACATTATCTTCATCGAAGAGATTAAATAAATGGTGTTACAATAATTGAGTGTCGTTAtaagaaatatatcaataaactaatacaataaataaaattcaaagagGAAGTATATTCACAACATTACGTATTTTGTACACTACGatccacaatttaatttttattttatatagatcTATAGTACTAGctaaaaactttttaaaatacttaTTCCGTTCTTCTtcgtcttaataataataataataataataataataataataataatagtattattattattattattattattattattattattattattattattattattattacaataagtgTTTTCCCACTTAATTTTAAGAAAGCTGTATTTAAGTGTGTTGCCGGAAAACGTAAATAGCCATTTTACTTTGTCAAGATATGAATGGATTTTGTCCTCATTCAGTTGGTATCTCCGAGTCCTTTTATCTTGAAGTGATGCAATACAATGACAAAGGTAAACCAAGAGGagtattctactcctcttgaggTAAatgtatacttgtttttttgaaagatgggacatgacagttaaacgGCCGagtttggaactacagtgctatattgccaatatggactaccagctgccagctgatggaaggtagcaattgacgttaagatggctgacgttttcggagtttgtactaatcatttcacgtgatcaaacattaggttaggtctcgtgaatcataaactgtttagttaaagcaatgatttttcatgttgtcagacaaaatacatgttAATATTAGATCATTGACAAGTGACGCGaatgtaagaaaacaatacaaaaatcgacacaGAATCAAAGgcaaaacgtaccaatgctaacattgtgtgcacattaaaagtcgccaagagagctattaagaacttgccacgtgggaacggtaagtttggcaactcaaccgttttaccatagcaacaggcctaccacgctatgtgacattcagttgtttttccgatcgcaacgctactgtcatgtcccatctttcaaaaaaataagtATAGATATCTTTTTGTAGACGCCACGAAGACGCATGGGGTAAGCTTAATACTTTTatgacctctgcactagaatgacGTGGTGTTGGCAACACGCCCCGACCGCTATTTATCCACGAGAGAGATCCGGTAGGCTACTCATGTTGACTACTTACATaggtagtcttgattattcattgACAACGACAAAGCccctcatttatatatatatatatatatatatatatatatacagggacattattttatttttacttcaatttttattgtacctgagttttggaatgtacttcactcccaccccttctactagtaaacttccaaccgttcacgacacagagccgagggcgcataagcagtactgagttagtgagtatagtacgttccagaaatatgttcgcgttttccagtgacgaaagagctttcaatattgaatcatattttcgtacaggtactgtcgtccgtttgcctacgtcgcatcccggtttcccccacctgcttctgttcgcccctctgttaagtctagtagctgggctatcttagctcttttctgaaaacattaatttctgttaggaattggacgtctgcgtaatattatacaactgtttaaaataacttaaatgaaaaggcctcgataagtaattaactgtcacgtgatcccccccttttctacgaccctgcgacaaaaccacttgaacggacagtagatagcatttctgagaaattttatcttttcggataagtgaagattgaatttacagtacgtaaggtactcttttgtagagtaggtacagaactatttcaacatgagttactagtacgaaggacgaaactggtaattggaattaggtgcaatagtctatagtgcgataatatgcacaaaagaactgaagcctgtatcgaaatgaacggccaccattttcaaa
Proteins encoded:
- the LOC138697537 gene encoding tetratricopeptide repeat protein 1-like, with the translated sequence MAEKVGGLENNEATTNEQYVIPSNEEIIDSLTKDLTSTCIKENEARAEFDKVNTDTVIEGNDKENCVDSSTNCTAESDDTLETEENKPNVADDFIDEEALKDLEVTYTTEEKERLRVEAAEYKSKGNDFFKAGEYKESAESYTLALRTCPLAFKEDRAIMYSNRAAAKIKLDLKPSAVEDCTKAIELNSEYLKAYVRRAQLYEETEKLDEALADYQKILQLDPHHKDASYAVRRLPDQINQRNEQLKQEMLGKLKDLGNMILRPFGLSTDNFKMTQDPNSGGYSVNFQQSPQ